Genomic DNA from Acanthopagrus latus isolate v.2019 chromosome 2, fAcaLat1.1, whole genome shotgun sequence:
TAACCAGAGGATACATATGATAACTTGCACAAGAGTGAAACCCAGAACACTGAGTTTCTGTTGTGCAGgcccaaaccatttcatcacatcactacCTGGGAGTGTGGCCCTGAAGGCCATTAACACCACTATTGTTTTCCccagaacacaagagatacagaggacaaaggtgatgccgaatgctgtgtgtcgcagcatgcaggaccactcagagggccggccgatgaaggtcagagaacacaggaaacacagagtcaaagagaagagcagcaggaagctcagctcagagttgttggccctgacaacaggagtctgtctgtatctgaagaaaatgaacgcCACAACAGCAGTCATGCATGTTccaaagagagaagctgcagtgagcagtgcTCCCATAATCTCTTCATATGAGAGAAACTCTGCCTCCTTCTTTACACAGGCATCTCTTTTCTCATTTGACCAGAACTCAGGATGGCATCGCACACAGGTGATGGAATCTGAAAATATAATCATATAATATAGAATATTTACATAAAATTTacacaatgcaaacacacaagaacacaggTGAAACATGTAGCCTGGTGAAGATACAAGACAGGTTTTTTAATTACTCTACTCAACTCTATATTGCATTTTCTATTCCTACAAGATGGACACACGCATGATATTAAGATCAAGATTGACATCATAGCAGTTGTTTGttgtgtacacacatacactcacacacacacagacacacacagatatatcctgaatataaacacattcatgcattttttttaacagtactCAGCACTATGTGACCCCTAGTGGTTGCATTAAATAGCACATCGCAGCTGATAAAGATTGTCATTTAAAGGTtccatattatgaaaaacatgttttctctggtctctacatatataagctggtcctccctgagccttccaactgcacccaagccacaggtaagtgttgccatgttttgatagtatttacagttgccgaAGAACTATAAGTTACCTATTCTGTTAGcaggagctagcattagctacatagtagtaactgtaacaacacaacaaactaagtaacatattcagacacactatccattctgaaacatcctgctgaaGCCGTGgattctgtatttcttcaggagccttctccttctgggtccgattctaGGTCAAACTGGTATGATTAAATGATAGCGTCTCGACAAGGCATAGCATTACATCCACCGTGAAGCGCATGCATGCTACCGCGAATGTAAGAGGCATCTTTTCCCTGAGAGGGGTGTGTAGCAGGcgctgacagacagagctcattaggatataaaggtgcaggcacagaaacaggctgctctcagtagagctcacttgagtgactttaagactgaaattcaggaccacagatgggtttggggcaatacatttctagtacagtgttgttggacctctgacagctgtgtgaaattgatgaaaaacagtctaatatgggacctttaatgcaTCAGTTGttgatgtaatgatgatgattcgGGGGCACTTGAGAAAACTGCATAATGACTATATAATCACTGTTGGAATCACTTAAATTAATGTTTACTACAActggaacatgaacatgaagacttttgttttgtcttgtattGAGTATTACCACACCTGTGATGTTACtgatttctccctctgcacatcTTAAACAGTCATAGCAGCAGACAGGCTTTCCTTTCTGGAGAACCTTGCGAGTTCCAGGGGGACAGTTCTCACTACAAACTGAGAGAGGCACCTGCATGAAGGAAAAGACtgatacaataaaaaaatggGCATTCACTTTGATGAGGTGTTTGTCCCTGCAATCACCTATTGCTAATTTTGATTCATCCTAACCAcaaataatgtaatgtgatgtgatggcagtgaaaacaaacacttattTACACAAATGTATCATTTTGAATAGACTGTACAAATCACTAATAATTCACATTTACTGCAACCTCATTATAGCTTACCTGTTGTGAGTTCTTCGCCCAAATGAGAGACTTATTTAACAgattcagctgtttgtctgcaggtaAAGATGAATCGTGAAGACCAACTGTGACAAAGTCCACAATGCCATTTTCTGTTGGCTGCCAGTTAATAATTTCATACTTTGCTGCTGGATCTCCGTACTCATTAAAGTAAACCTCATCTCCATCCTTTGTTTTGAAGTTGacctgttttacatgctgtaaAATCTAAAGATATGAATCGATGTAGATCATTATCTGTGTATTGTCTCACCAGTATGGTAGAGGGATTTAAACAATGAATGTTCTAAATTCACACCATTTTTCATTGTTAGTGTGAAATAATGTAAATTACTGAAATGTGGTGTCCAACTCACCATAAATGGATCCAGTTGCACCTTGTTGTTACATGATTTATTACAAGTGAACATATTATGAAATGCATGGGCCACAGCATACACTCCTTTATAAACATTGTTAAAGATAGGCATGAGTGACATATCAGTGAAGCTGTTTTGCACTCCACTCAGATCTTCATGTCCAGTGCATTCTCTCTGATTCTCTGCTGAAGACTTTGACCACTTGAACTCACAGCTAAATAGTTTTTCCCAAAACTCTGTAAATAATTCATTACTGGTTGAATTGAGCGGCTTTACATCCAACATGAACTCTCTCATGCCACTGACATGTGCTTTGGGGATGGACAGGCCTATGGCACCATCCAGAATGTGATGCCTGTCCATGGCTGCAGTTTGGGAATCGAAGATCCAGCTTTCACTGCCTACCCACTGGTACCCAGTCAAGTTGTGGTGAGAGAATTCGTGTATAACCATGTCCATATCCAAGTGGGAGAGGAAAGCAACAATCACCTTGGAAGTTGACGCTTTGATAATGTCAACTATCTTTAGTATTTTTTCTGGTGGATCTGTTCTAAAGACCGACACTGAGTACTCCAGACAGATGCCCAGCTGCTTGGCAGTTTCGATAAATATTGCCATGCCATTATTGCCATAATCATCATTGGTATTAATAGCTCCAACCCAAGTCCAGCCATAGTGCTTGACCAACTGAGCTAGGGCTCTGCTCTGGTAGTAGTCACTGGGTATTGTTCTAAGGAATGATGGGTACTTGGTTTTATCACTGAGACAAGCACAAGTAGCAAAGTGGCTgatcttgaagaaaaaaaaaaaaaaagatcccatgatcaataaatacatgaaatataCACTGCATACTTCACTTCCTTTAAACCCCCCTTTTCTATAAAAAGCTGGAATAATTATGTAATGATAATTGCATTTACTCATTTAAGTGGGTTTTTTGCGACTATTACCCACCATTGGGATATAAAAAGGTCCAATGACAGTAGATATAGCCATGCAAGGAGAGGAAGATGTCTCTCCCATTATGGCCTGCACTTGGGCAGGTCTGCTACAAGGTGCTTCAGAAGATGAAAATACTTCATTACCATTTGCCAAGGCCAGTGCAACTCTTACACCTCTGGCAATGGAGCCACAGACGTCATATATCTTATATCCTAGAGAGATGCCAGGTAGTAGGTCTGTGCTGTTATTAATTTCTTCAATGGCAAAGAGCATAGCCTGGGCAAACTGGAACTCTCTGAAATGCAAACTTGAAGCATATAGTTGGAAATGTAACCAATTTGTCCTTGACATACAAACAGTagtatttcaaatgaaatgattttatgttattgtaACACATAACAAGACACTACTTAATGCTCCATTTGGTTATCTCTTCTGTACCTGTTTTGTATCTATATACACTTTCTCTTTGAAAATAAGTAGATATTTACCATACAATTTACCTGGTGCATTGCAGTGGCATTGGTTTGTGCTTATAGGTCTCCTGTCTGTTTATCCACGTGCTGTGAAAAGAGAAGAGCCCCCCCAATATTATATCCCCATCCTTGGAAAGCTGGGGGCTCTCTGGATCTCCTCTCCACTTGCACACCGGCTCCTCAGCCTGAGAGATGGATGCCATCAATAACAGCTGTAAGAGTGCCAAACCCTTCTCCAGCCACCTCTGAGAGGACATCATGTTGTCCGACAGAGCTACAGCACTAACCAAAATCATAACCGTACCTCATGGAAAATCTAAATTTTGCACTgatatttatacatttcttaGCAATATAAACCATGATAGAACAAGCGTGTCAGCCATGTCTGGGCGTCACCTTTAACAGTCCCCAGGgaaaagctgttttcactgtgatacttttccatatttgttttcttcatgtaTTTGCATAAGTTTCCAGCACTTTGAGCTCTCAAAGCCATCATGAAATACAGCTTATTGCCACTAAAAGTGATGAAAGTGACTCAAGACACTTGGGTTGTAAAaggtaaaatgaaataatatatCTTTATATCAATTTCTCaagtacagtacatacatagAGTAcagttttcatacattttcagtttacatAATGGTGccctgtttttgttggtttaatTGGATGTGCTGAGCCTTGCAGAAAGCACACAGATTACTGCTTCACCATTAGCAGAACTAAAAACTGGCACAATATACAAATAAACCATTTTATAAACTATACTAAATGTTGTTACATTCATAAAATGTTCATGCATTCtttgtacacacagacacacacacgcacacacagaaacgtgCATGCCATCTCATTATGCTATGTCACAAATGAAACAATTAACATAGGAAAAATACTTCAGCATTACAACACAAGTTTTAacaatatggtaaaaaaaatatcatgaacAATTATTAAGCCACTAAAATGTCTTTCCCACTAAATTATTTAACTTCTCATGAGGATTTTGGTGCTCCCTTCCCCATCATgttcttttttgtattcttctctggtttcagtaagataatgtaacattttggaataaaaatacaaatgagcagtccaaaacttgaagccagaatagcaaatatctccacagctaCACTGAActtcccaggagagctgacatacgCTGGGATAAAAGTGATCCatactgcacagaatatcagcatgctaaaggtgataaatttggcttcattgaaattatcaggCAGTTTGCGAGCCAGAAAAGCGAGAATGAAACATAACATGGCCAGAAGTCCTATGTACCCAAGTACAGCCCAAAAGCCTACAGCTGAGCCCAGAGCACACTCTAAGATGATTTtgttcttaaatgttttaaaattcttaaagggaaaaggaggagaaattgtTAACCAGAGGATACATATGATAACTTGTACAAGCGTGAAACCCAGAACACtgagtttctgctgtgcaggcccaaaccatttcatcacatcactacCTGGGAGTGTGGCCCTGAAGGCCATTAACACCACTATTGTTTTCCccagaacacaagagatacagaggacaaaggtgatgccgaatgctgtgtgtcgcagcatgcaggaccactcagagggccggccgatgaaggtcagagaacacaggaaacacagagtcaaggagaagagcagcaggaagctcagctcagagttgttggccctgacaacaggagtctgtctgtatctgaagaaaatgaacgcCACAACAGCAGTCATGCATGTTccaaagagagaagctgcagtgagcagtgcTCCCATAATCTCTTCATATGATAAAAACTCTTCCACCTTCTTTACACAGGCATCTCTTCTCTCATTTGACCAGAACTCAGGATGGCATCTCACACAGGTGATagaatctgaaaaatgaaatgacataatatataatatcaACATAATGATACACACAATACGAACACGCAAGAACAAGGCTGAAATAAGTAGCCTATCTGGTGAAGATAGGTAACTGTTGAGGAAACTAGCACACTGATCTAATACTAAAAGTTATAgttaacattacattacagaaaAGGCTCATTGATTTTCCCTTTAAGTGCAAAAATAGATTTGTCTGTTTCAACCAATGTAACTGTCACTTGCCACATTCCTCCATACGTCCTTCACATTGTTATGcgtgttaaagggatattccggtgtaaattttatccatggtctaacacactgtgacaccgagtaagaccctccctcgagagatcaagatttccgaccgctagcttatgcagttttagcaacctcagaaaagaccagatgataacaatacactgcagtctatgcctccaccaagaaaccgccatcaaaaagccactcatagccacaaataaatAGGGTtaaatagggtcccagcacaatatatatatatatatatatatatatatatatatatatatatatatatatatatatatatatatatatatatataaactttgGCCACCTTTAATAGGAAACTACACAGGTTACTACACCTGTAATGTTGCtgatttctccctctgcacatcTTAAACAGTCATAGCAGCAGACAGGCTTTCCTTTCTGCAGGACCTTGCGAGTTCCAAGGGGACATTTCTCACTGCAAACTGACAGAGGGACCTGCATGAACAAAGTGGCaatgagataaaataaataaattatatatatatatatatatatatatatatatatatatatatatatatatatatatatatatatatatatatatatatatatatatatatattccattATTACAGTTGTTGTTATGATACAGTGATGATAATTTTTCAAATTATGACAACCAGAACAGATTTTCATTCACAATTCCAATGTTTACATAGAAGCTTACCTGTTCTGAGTTCTGTGCCCAAACTAAAGACTTATTTTGCAgagtcagctgtttgtttgcaggTAAAGACGCGTCATAAAGACCAACTGTGACAAAGTCCACAATGCCATGTTCTGTTGGCTGCCAGTTTATAATTTCATACTTTGCTGGTGGGTCTCCATTCTCATTAAAGTAAACCTCATCTCGTTCTTTTGTTTTGAACCAAATATTTTTTATGTGCTGTAAAATCTAAGAAGATATTCATCAATGATCATAAGCTGATAAATATTCAAGTCTGTTGTCGCAACAGCTTGATAGACAAACTGCaacaatgtattttttcaaTATTCACACTATTTTGTAtgaatgtcattaaaaaaaacaaatgtactaTTAAACTCACCGTAAATGGTTTAAGCTGCACCCTaatgtcacatgttttattacagctcAGAATATTATGAAGTGCATAGGCAACAGCATACACTCctttgtaaatattgtaaaagaTAGGCATGAGTGACATATCAGTGAATGTGTTTTGCACTTCAGTCACATCTTCATTTCCAGTACATTCTTTCTGATTTTCTGCTGATGGTATTGAGAGGTTAAACTTGCACTCAAAAAGTGTCTCCCAAAACTCTGTAAACAATTTTATGCTAGACGAATTAAGTGGCTTCACATCCAACATGAACTCTCTCATGCCACTGACATGTGCTTTGGGGATGGAGAGGCCTATGGCACCATCCAGTATGTGATGCTTATCCATGGCTGCAGTCTGGGAATCAGAGATCCAGCTCTCACTGCCAACCCACTGGTACCCAGTCAAGTTGTGGTAGGCCAACTTGTGTAAAACAATGTCCATATCCAAGTGGGAGAGGAAAGCAACAATTACTTTTGAAGTGGAAGTTTTAATAATTTCAATTATCTTTTGAATTTTGTCAGGGGTATCTGTTCTGAAGACAGATACAGAGTACTCCAGACAGATACCCAGATGCTGGGCGGTTTCCATAAATGTGGTCATCCCGTTATTGCCGTAATCATCATTAGTTCTAATAGCTCCAACCCAGGTCCAGCCAAAGTACTTGACCAACTGAGCTAGGGCTCTGCTCTGGTGGTAGTCACTGGGTATTGTTCTGAGGAATGATGGGTACTTGGTTTTATCACTGAGGCAAGCACAAGTTGCAAAGTGGCTGATCTAGAAACAATGACATCCCAGGATAAATAGAtacaatatttaacatttccacAACAcacttcagttattttaaaatccCTTTTTCTATGGCCAGCTGGAAcgagtatatatatatatatatatatatatatatatatatatatatatatatatatatatatatatatatatatatatatatatatatatatatctatatatttatttatttatttatttatgtttttttttttttcccaaaatatatttacattcttACCCACCAGTGGGATATGAAAGGGTCCAATAACAGTAGCTATAGCCATGGAAGGAGATGAAGAACTCTCTCCCATGATGGCCTGCACTTGGGCAGTTCTGGTACATGATGCTTCAAAGGGTGCAAATACTTTGTCATTATCATTAGCCAAGGCCAGTGCAACTCTCACACCTCTCGCAATGGAGCCACATACATCATAGATCTTATATCCTAGGGATATGCCAGGTAGTATGCCTGTGCTGTTATTTATCTCCTCTATGGCAAAAAGCATAGCCTGGGCATACTGGAACCCtctgaaattcaaacttaatgCAGACAGTTACAAATAGTAGGAGGTTTTCCATTGAAATACAGGcaataaaatagtaaaataacacaaacgATGCAATTCACTACTCAATTTGTATAAACTTTttgcacatatttgtttttatcattgtgATAAAATGTTATCTTAGTAATTTTAAATTAACACATATATCCAACATATACTATACCTGATGCATGGCAGTGGGAATGGTTTTCTTGTATAAGTATGCTGTCTGTCTTCCCAGCTGCTATGGAAAGCAAAAATTCCCCCTAACATAATGTCCCCATCCTTAGATAGCTGGGGGTTCTCAGGATCCCCTCTCAGCCGGCACACCTGCTCCTCAGCCTGAGAGAAAGACGCCACCAAGCACAGCTGTAAGAGTGCCCAACCTTGTTCTGGCCACCTCTGAGTGGACAACATACTGCCTGAGAGAACTTAACCACACGTCATAACCATGACTCTTCCGTCCTGTAAAGATTGGACtgatatttatacatgtttgaGCTGCATACAAAAATAAGAGTACAGGGATGTCTTATCTCTGTGGACCTACAAAGCAGGGTGGtgccaaaacaaaaatagtttgtggcatttgtatattttgaatattttaactgTATATATTAACAGCTaggaatattatttttttgacaaaatactTTATGGAGCTCCTAAGGGAATATGTGTGCACTAGAGAGTTTCCAGTGTGCACATTATACTTTCCCCCAAGATTGAgggactttattttccacaTGCATTTTTTCATCCGCACACCAGCATTTCATTTGTGCCAGATCCTGCCAG
This window encodes:
- the LOC119008455 gene encoding extracellular calcium-sensing receptor-like, producing MASISQAEEPVCKWRGDPESPQLSKDGDIILGGLFSFHSTWINRQETYKHKPMPLQCTSLHFREFQFAQAMLFAIEEINNSTDLLPGISLGYKIYDVCGSIARGVRVALALANGNEVFSSSEAPCSRPAQVQAIMGETSSSPCMAISTVIGPFYIPMISHFATCACLSDKTKYPSFLRTIPSDYYQSRALAQLVKHYGWTWVGAINTNDDYGNNGMAIFIETAKQLGICLEYSVSVFRTDPPEKILKIVDIIKASTSKVIVAFLSHLDMDMVIHEFSHHNLTGYQWVGSESWIFDSQTAAMDRHHILDGAIGLSIPKAHVSGMREFMLDVKPLNSTSNELFTEFWEKLFSCEFKWSKSSAENQRECTGHEDLSGVQNSFTDMSLMPIFNNVYKGVYAVAHAFHNMFTCNKSCNNKVQLDPFMILQHVKQVNFKTKDGDEVYFNEYGDPAAKYEIINWQPTENGIVDFVTVGLHDSSLPADKQLNLLNKSLIWAKNSQQVPLSVCSENCPPGTRKVLQKGKPVCCYDCLRCAEGEISNITDSITCVRCHPEFWSNEKRDACVKKEAEFLSYEEIMGALLTAASLFGTCMTAVVAFIFFRYRQTPVVRANNSELSFLLLFSLTLCFLCSLTFIGRPSEWSCMLRHTAFGITFVLCISCVLGKTIVVLMAFRATLPGSDVMKWFGPAQQKLSVLGFTLVQVIICILWLTISPPFPFKNFKESKEKIILECALGSAVGFWAVLGYIGLLAMLCFILAFLARKLPDNFNEAKFITFSMLIFCAVWITFIPAYVSSPGKFSVAVEIFAILASSFGLLICIFIPKCYIILLKPEKNTKKNMMVRGAPKSS